From the bacterium genome, the window CCATTCCCTTTTGTCGATGAAGGCTTCGACGCCGTCATGAGCAATGTGGCGCTGCATATGTTCGACGATCAGACGACGCGGCGGATCATTGGTGAGATGCGTCGCGTGGTGAGGTCGAGTGGATTGCTGCTGCTCCATGTCAACTCAACGGAAGATATGCCCTACCGCGAGACGCTGCTCGGGCGTCGCCGCGTACAAACCTTGGGCCCCAACTTCTACCGTGAGGAGAATGGACAGACTATGCATTTCTTCAGCGAGCAGTATTGCCGTGATGTCTTGGCTGACTGGGCCATCGCGGATCTCACGCATCTGCGTCTGCGTGATGATGCCGGCGCTACGTTCAAGTGTATCTGGCGATGTGTCGCGCAGAAGCCGGCCGCCCCGGCGGGGAGGGATGGAGGGGCCGGAGCATGAGTCTCCCTGCTCCTGCAACAGAGGCCGATGAACTCATCGGTGCCTGGAAGCTCGTGTCATGGCAGGTGATCGCCGAAAACGAGCCACCGCGAGACGTTTTTGGAGCGCACCCCAAGGGGTTCCTGATTCTGACGCGCGAAGGGCGCAGCATCGTGGTGACGACCGCCGAAAGCCGTCGCGCGGGAATGGGCGACGCCGAACGGGCTGCGCTGCATAAATCAATGCTCGCGTACAGTGGCAAGTACCGCGTCGAAGGCAATACCTTCATCATCATCGTCGATGTCTCGTGGAATGAGGAGTGGAATGGCACCGAACAGCGGCGTCTTTTTCGAGTCGAAGGCGACAAGCTCTTCATCGAGTCGGTGCCGGCGCAGAGTATCGTGTCTCCCGATAGGATCGACTTTCGCAGGATCGTCTGGGAACGAGAGGGAGCAGCGCGTGCGGGTCGGCTCCGCGCTGATCCAAAGTGAAATGGGAAAGTGCGCGACGAATAGTCGCGATTTCAACGCGGAACACCGCACTTGTCTCCTGCGCCGGTTACATCCGAAGAAGGCGCTCGGCGGTCCCGTGAGCGATCCGCTCTTTGTCGGCCGGGCTGACCGGAAGTCGTTCCAGGAAGGTGCGAGCTTCCGCTATCGAGAGAAAGGGATAGTCAGCGGAGAACAGGATTCGATCGGCTCCAACCTCCAGCAATAAGTTGAGAAACGTCACGGGATAGGTCCAACCACTGAGCGTGTAGGAGATGTCCTCGCGGAGATTTCGCATTTGGCGACCCTTTTGCCGGCGAGGCTAGCTCTAGCTATAGCTAGGAGCCCGGTCGGGTAATCCATGCCATCCAAGAAACGCTTGGAATCACGCGTCTTCTGATAGGGGTGCACGGGCCTCGCTCTTGGATCGCGGCCAGCGCTATTTCTCGTCTCGCATCCATGGCGTGAAGGTGATCCCTACCAATATTCCTTCCGGCCCGATGAAACGACTGACAGTCTGGCCCCACGGCTCCTTCTTGTTCTTGACTAGCATTCGATAACCTCGTGATTCAAGCTCGGCCGTGGCCTCTTCGACATTGTCAACCTCAAACTCAATCCAGGCTTGCGGGATCGGAACATCGCTCGGCCAAGAATCCTTGCCGTAGCAAGACTGAGATGCCTCAGAGAGTGGCCACAGGGCGAAACTCTTTGCGCCTTTCAGAACCTCCGTATGAAGGTAACCACCCTTCTCCTCCTTGAAGGGAATACCGAAGGTCTGGCCGTACAGCCTGCGGCTTGCCGCCGCTTCACGGACGATCGGGCCAAAGCCCGCAATGAACAAGACTTCCATGGCGTCTCCTCCACCACGTTTCTGAGTTCCATGTGTACAAGCCCAACTCCCGCCCCGCGGCTCACACGCGAGCGGCACCTACCCGCTGTCCCTCTCCGCCGGGTGGCATTGTCATCCGCGCCCGCGCCGGCCCTGCTCGGTTCCGCATGTCCGGCGGCGCGGGCGAGTCGTGCGCGCTGCACGAGATGGGGGTCAGGAGCGGGGGAGAGAGTGCCCACGCGTCACATGCGGCACCACGTGTTACGCACTCACACCTCCCGGCCAGGGTCGGCGCGATCACGCGGGTGTCGAGTAGGGGCCTCTTCCCCTCTACCGCCGCCGTCCGTTGACGGGATAGGAGATAAGAGCCTCTGGAACGCCCTCGAAACGTCTCGTTTTATGGTCTGATATCACTACATTTGAATGTGCGGATGGGCAACAACCGGCGGCTCGGAGAAGGCCGTAGATCGCTCGCGCAGTCGTCCATCCATTCAAAGGCCGAGGCCCGAAGGTTCACGCTCTCGACACAACGAACCGGGACCCTTGTCAGCGGCAGCGATCTTCTGTCATGGAGGCTGACGAATGGTTCGTCGGCCAAGGAAGCGAGTCGCGAGGCGACGAGTACGCAGTCGGCCGACGCGGTCCACTCGGCAACAGAGTAGCCTAGTCCCGTCTCTTCCGACGCGTCTCCACAACCTCCCCACCCAACTCACCACCTTCATCGGACGCGAGCGGGAAATCGCAGAGATCAGGTGTCTGCTCGGCACGACACGTCTGCTTACGCTGACCGGCTCAGGGGGATGCGGCAAGACCCGGCTGGCCTTGCAAGTCGCGGCCGATCTGCTAGACGAATTCCCCGATGGTGTCCGGATGGTGGATTTTGCACCGCTCTCCATCCCAGCGCTTGTTCCCCAAGCAGTTGCAGCTGCGCTGGAGGTTTCAGAGCAACCCAAGAGAAGTCTCCAGGATACTCTGGCGGACTCTCTGCGTTGCAGGACGTTTCTCCTCTTATTGGATAATTGCGAACACGTCCTCACCTCGTGTGCCAACCTTGCACTGGCGCTCCTGAGAGACTGTTCGGATCTACGAATCTTGACGACCAGTCGAGAACCATTGGGCATCGCCGGCGAGATCCGATGGACGGTACCTGCGCTCTCGCTGCCCGATTCCGGGTGTCCGCAGGCCGGACAGGACCTGACGAAGTATGAAGCCGTGCGCCTCTTCCGCGATCGCGCCGTCGCCGTACGTCCTGCGTTTGCCATTACGGACAGCAACGCGCGCATTGTTGCGAGTCTTTGTGGCCAACTGGACGGCATTCCGCTAGCGATCGAGATGGCGGCGGCGTGGGTGAGAGTCTTAACGGTGGAGGAGATTCTCAACCGGCTCTCCGACCGGTTTCACCTGCTGAGGAGCGCCGGCCGCGCCACACTGTCACGCCACCAAACCCTGAAAATGGCGATGGATTGGAGTTACGAGTCACTGCCAGAGCCGGAACGTCTTCTCCTATCTCGACTCTCGGTGTTTGCCGGTGGGTGGACGCTGGACGCGGCGGAAACCATCTGTTCGGGAACGGGCGTGCAACGAGTCACCATCCTCAGTCTGTTGACACACTTGGTGGACACGTCGCTGGTGGTGGCGGAGACCGGCGGTGGCGCAG encodes:
- a CDS encoding amidohydrolase family protein; the encoded protein is MRNLREDISYTLSGWTYPVTFLNLLLEVGADRILFSADYPFLSIAEARTFLERLPVSPADKERIAHGTAERLLRM
- a CDS encoding lipocalin-like domain-containing protein; translation: MSLPAPATEADELIGAWKLVSWQVIAENEPPRDVFGAHPKGFLILTREGRSIVVTTAESRRAGMGDAERAALHKSMLAYSGKYRVEGNTFIIIVDVSWNEEWNGTEQRRLFRVEGDKLFIESVPAQSIVSPDRIDFRRIVWEREGAARAGRLRADPK
- a CDS encoding VOC family protein, giving the protein MEVLFIAGFGPIVREAAASRRLYGQTFGIPFKEEKGGYLHTEVLKGAKSFALWPLSEASQSCYGKDSWPSDVPIPQAWIEFEVDNVEEATAELESRGYRMLVKNKKEPWGQTVSRFIGPEGILVGITFTPWMRDEK
- a CDS encoding class I SAM-dependent methyltransferase translates to MTAGARTVLDVGCGTGGDAVSLAQKGLHVTGMDYSQAALARARAKAAAANVVVEFHQGDMALPFPFVDEGFDAVMSNVALHMFDDQTTRRIIGEMRRVVRSSGLLLLHVNSTEDMPYRETLLGRRRVQTLGPNFYREENGQTMHFFSEQYCRDVLADWAIADLTHLRLRDDAGATFKCIWRCVAQKPAAPAGRDGGAGA